In the genome of Streptomyces violaceoruber, the window ACGTGGACCTGTTCCTGCGGCCGAGCGGGGAGCAGCGGACGTCGAACTACCTGCTGTGGCAGAGCGCGTACGCGGAGATGGTCTTCCAGGACGTCCTGTGGCCCGACTTCGACCGGCGCGACCTGTGGCGGGCCTGCCTGGAGTTCGCCTCCCGGGACCGCCGCTTCGGCGGCGCCATCCCCAACGAGGAGCTTCTGGCCATGGAAGGCCGCAGTACCCGGTAAGCCCCGGGTGGCAGAATCGGCCCGTCTGAGGGTACCCCCTCTGGGGAAGTTCGAGGACGAGCCGTTCAGGCCGATACAGGGGCCCGGGGCACAGCCCCGGCCCCACCGGCTCAACCGCCGGAGGCCCTCGCGCAGTCGGCGCAGGTGCCGAAGATCTCCACCGTGTGCGCCACGTTGACGTAGCCGTGCTCGGCGGCGATGGCCTCGGCCCACTTCTCGACGGCGGGGCCCTCCACCTCGACCGCCTTGCCGCAGGCGCGGCAGACCAGGTGGTGGTGATGGTCGCCGGTGGAGCAGCGCCGGTAGACGGACTCGCCCTCGGCGGTGCGCAGGACGTCGACCTCACCGGCGTCGGCGAGGGACTGAAGGGTGCGGTAGACCGTGGTGAGCCCGACCGCGTCGCCCTTGTGCTTGAGCATGTCGTGGAGTTCCTGCGCGCTGCGGAACTCCTCGACCTCCTGAAGGGCGGCCGACACGGCAGCCCGCTGCCGGGTGGCGCGGCCCTTCACGGGCGGTCCAGCGGTGGTCACTGGATTCCTCCTCACGTCTTCGCGGCTTGCCGGGCCATTGTGCCAGCCCGGTCGGCCCGCGGTCAGACGCCGACCTCGTCGGCGGCCCCCCTGGTGGCCGGAATCTTGCACTCCGCCGGATCCTCGGCGGGCCGCGCGGCGGCGAGTGCCCGCGCGCGTCGCCTGGCCAGCGGTGCGGCCAGCAGGCTCAGCAGGATGAACGCGCCGATGGTGAGCAGCACGATCGTCGCGCCGGGCGGCACGTCCTGGTAGTACGAGGTGACCGTGCCGCCGATGGTCACGCTCACGCCGAGCGCGACGGAGATCGCGAAGGTGGCGGCGAAGCTGCGGGTGAGCTGCTGGGCGGCGGCCACCGGGACCACCATCAGCGCGGAGACCAGGAGCAGGCCGACGACGCGCATCGCGACGGTCACCGTGACCGCCGCCGTGACGGCCGTCAGCAGGTTCAGCGCGCGCACCGGCAGCCCGGTGACCCGGGCGAACTCCTCGTCCTGGCTGACGGCGAACAGCTGGCGGCGCAGCCCGACGGTGACGAGGACCACGAAGGCGGCCAGCACGCAGATCGCGGTGACGTCGGACTCGGAGACCGTCGACAGGGACCCGAAGAGGTACGAGGTGAGGTTGGCGTTGGAGCCGCCCGGCGCGAGGTTGATGAACATCACGCCGCCCGCCATGCCGCCGTAGAAGAGCATGGCGAGGGCGATGTCGCCGCGGGTCTTGCCGTACCAGCGGATCAGCTCCATGAGGACCGCGCCGAGGACGGAGACCAGGGTCGCCATCCACACCGGGGACCAGGAGAGCAGGAAGCCGAGGCCGACGCCGGTCATCGCCACGTGGCCGATGCCGTCGCCCATGAGGGCCTGGCGGCGCTGGACCAGGTAGATGCCGATGGCCGGGGCGGTGATGCCCACCAGGACGGCGGCGAGCAGCGCCCGCTGCATGAAGGCGTAGTTCAGGATTTCCATGGTCGTCGCCTTCTCAGCTCAGCAGGCCGGTGCGGATCGGTTCGGCGCCCGCCGGTGCGTGCGGGTGGACGTGGTCGTGGCCGGGCAGCGCGTGCTGGCCGACCGCCTCGGGCGGCGGGCCGTCGTGCAGGACGCAGCCGTCGCGGAGCACCACGGCCCGGTCGATCAGCGGCTCCAGCGGGCCCAGCTCGTGCAGGACGAGGAGGACGGTGGTGCCGGCCGCGACCTGCCCGCGCAGGGTTTCCGCCAGCACCTCCTGGCTGGCCAGGTCGACGCCCGCCATCGGCTCGTCCATGATCAGCAGTTCGGGTTCGGCGGCGAGCGCGCGGGCGATCAGCACGCGCTGGTGCTGGCCGCCGGAGAGGGCGTTCACCGAGTCCTTGGCGCGGTCGGCCATGCCGACCAGGCCGAGGGCGCGGCGTACGGCCTCGTGGTCGGCCTTGCGCAGGACGCCGAAGCGGGCCCGGGAGAGCCGGCCCGAGGAGACCACCTCGGTCACCGTGGCGGGGACGCCGCCCGCGGCCGTGGTGCGCTGCGGGACGTAGCCCACGCGCGCCCAGTCGCGGAAGCGGCGCCTGGGGGTGCCGAACAGCTCGATCTCGCCGGCCGTCACCGGCACCTGGCCGATGATCGTGCGCACGGCCGTGGACTTGCCCGAGCCGTTGGCGCCGAGCAGCGCGACCACCTGGCCGCGCCGCACGGTGAGGTCGATGCCGCGCAGGACGGGGCGTGAGCCCAGCTCGGCGCGGACGCCACGCAGGGATATGACGGACTCGTCGCTCACGATGTCCTCCGTAACGATCGAACGGGCCGGGCCGCCCGTTCGGGCTGCCCGGCCGGGCTGCTTACTTGGCGCCGAGGGCGGTTTCGAGCGCCTTGAGGTTGGCTTCCATGACCCCGACGTAGTCCTCGCCCTTGGACTTGTCGGTGATGCCCTCCAGCGGATCGAGGACGTCCGTCTTCAGGCCCGCGTCCTTGGCGAGGGTCTTCGCGGTCTTGTCGGACACCAGTGTCTCGTAGAAGACGGTGGTGACGCCGTCGGCCTTGGCCTCCTGCTGGAGTTCCTTGATCCGGGCGGGGCTGGGCTCGCTCTCCGGGTCGAGGCCGTTGATGGCCTCCTGGGTGAGGCCGTAGCGCTCGGCGAGGTAGCCGAAGGCGGCGTGGTTGGTGAAGAAGACCTTGGTGGCCGTGTTCTTCAGGCCGTCCTTGTACGCCGTGTCCAGGCCGCTCAGCTTCTTCGCCAGCGCCTCGGCGTTCTTGCGGTAGTCGCCGGCGTGGTCCGGGTCGGCCTTCTCGAAGGACTCGGCGACACCCTGGGCGATCTCGGCGTACTTCACCGGGTCCAGCCAGACGTGCGGGTCGAGCGCGTGCTCGCCGCCCTCGGAGTGCTCCTCCTCGGCGTGCTCCTCCTCGGCGTGCTCGTCCGCGTGCTCCTCGCCGCCGTGGTCATGGTCGTGCTCGACGTTGCCGTGGTCCTCCAGCTTCGTCAGCGAGGCGGCGTCGATCTTCGTCTTCACGTCGGACTGGGCGATGGCCTCGTCCACGGCGGGCTGGAGGGACTTGAGGTAGAGCACCGCGTCCGCCTCGCCCATCCGGGCGGTCTGCTTGGCACTCAGCTCCAGGTCGTGCGGCTCCTGGCCGGGCTCGGTGAGCGTGGTGACGTTCACGTGGTCCCCGCCGATCTGCTCGGCGAGGTATTCCATGGGGTAGAACGACGCGACGACGTCGAACTTGTCGGTGTTGCCCGCCGCCGAGCTGTCGCTGGAGCAGGCCGAGAGGGTGCCGAGGCCGAGCGCGGTGGCCGCGGTGACTGCTATGCCGGATATGCGGCGTCGTCGTACGTTCATGACACTCATTTTCAACAAATATGGAAACCGTTGTCAACAAGCGGACGATTCCGCAGCTGGGAGGCCCCGATTTGGCCGTGGGGCGACCCACGCCGGTAACCTGAAGCATTCTCTGGAAGCATCTCGCTTCGTCGCCCGTCGTCGTAATGAAGAGAGCACCGTGGCCGCCGACAAGATCGACACCATCGTCAGCCTGAGCAAGCGCCGTGGCTTCGTATTCCCGTGCAGTGAGATCTACGGCGGTCAGCGCGCCGCCTGGGACTACGGTCCGCTGGGTGTCGAGCTCAAGGAGAACCTCAAGCGCCAGTGGTGGCGCTACATGGTCACCTCGCGCGAGGACGTCGTCGGTCTCGACTCCTCCGTGATCCTGGCCCCCGAGGTCTGGGTGGCCTCCGGTCACGTCGCCACCTTCACGGACCCGCTGACCGAGTGCACCTCCTGCCACAAGCGGTTCCGCGCGGACCACCTGGAGGAGGCGTACGAGGAGAAGAAGGGGCACGCCCCGGAGAACGGCCTCGCCGACCTCAACTGCCCCAACTGCGGCAACAAGGGCACCTTCACCGAGCCCAAGCAGTTCTCCGGTCTGCTCTCCACCCACCTCGGCCCGACCCAGGACAGCGGCTCCGTCGCCTACCTGCGACCCGAGACCGCCCAGGGCATCTTCACCAACTTCGCCCAGGTGCAGACCACTTCGCGGCGCAAGCCGCCGTTCGGCATCGCCCAGATGGGCAAGTCCTTCCGCAACGAGATCACGCCCGGCAACTTCATCTTCCGCACCCGTGAGTTCGAGCAGATGGAGATGGAGTTCTTCGTCAAGCCGGGCGAGGACGAGAAGTGGCAGGAATACTGGATGGAGCAGCGCTGGAACTGGTACACGGGCCTTGGTCTCCGTGAGGAGAACATGCGCTGGTACGAGCACCCGGCCGAGAAGCTCTCCCACTACTCCAAGCGCACCGCCGACATCGAGTACCGCTTCTCCTTCGGCGGCAGCGAGTGGGGCGAGCTGGAGGGCGTCGCCAACCGGACCGACTACGACCTCTCCTCGCACGCCAAGGCCTCCGGCCAGGACCTCTCCTACTACGACCAGGAGGCCCAGGAGCGCTGGACGCCGTACGTCATCGAGCCGGCGGCCGGTGTCGGGCGCGCGATGCTCGCCTTCCTGCTCGACGCGTACATCGAGGACGAGGCGCCGAACGCCAAGGGCAAGCTGGAGAAGCGCACCGTGCTGCGGCTCGACCCGCGGCTGTCCCCGGTGAAGGTGGCCGTGCTGCCGCTGTCCCGCAACCCGGAGCTGTCGCCGAAGGCGAAGGGGCTCGCGCAGGCGCTGCGGCAGAACTGGAACATCGAGTTCGACGACGCGGGTGCGATCGGGCGCCGGTACCGCCGTCAGGACGAGATCGGCACGCCGTTCTGCGTGACCGTCGACTTCGACACGCTCGACGACAACGCGGTGACCGTTCGGGAGCGGGACACCATGAAGCAGGAGCGTGTGTCTCTCGACCAGATCGAGGGGTACCTCGCCTCTCGGCTGGTTGGGTGCTGAACGTCCGTCTGCGTTGAGGTACCAGGGGGCTCCGCCCCCTGGGCCCCGGGGCCTGTGCCCACCCACCACCCGACTCGGTCGGGAGGGGGGTGGGCGTTTCGGCGTTTCGGGGGCCCGGACTTACAGGTCCACCCCCCGGGCTCAGCGGCCCTGGAGGGACTTCACGTTGGTGCCGAAGGTCCAGTTCTTCGAGCCGTCCCAGTTGAGGGACCAGGTCATCAGGCCCTTGAGGGCGCCGTTGTAGTGGTTCCATGCCTGGGAGACCAGGGACGGTGGCATGTAACCGCCGCCCGCGCCGGGCTGGGCGGGCAGGCCCGGGACCTGCTTGTCGTAGGGCACCCGGACCGTGGTGCCCTGGATGACCAGGCCCTTGTCCAGGCAGTCGGTCTGGGCGGTGAAGCCCTGCACGGTACCGGCCGAGTAGGAGTCGCCGGCGCAGCCGTACATGCTGCCGTTGTAGTACTGCATGTTCAGCCACCACAGGCGGCCGTTGTCCGCGTACTTCTTGATGATCGGCAGGTACGCGCCCCAGATCGATCCGTAGACGATGCTGCCGCCGGTGACGTACGCCGTCTCCGGGGCCATCGTGAGGCCGAAGTTCGAGGGCATGCGGGCCAGTACGCCGTCGATGATGCGGATCAGGTTGGACTGGGACGCGGAGAGCTGGTTGATGTTGCCGCTGCCGGTCAGGCCGGTCTCGATGTCGATGTCGATGCCGTCGAAGTTGTACTCCTTCAGGATCGGCACGATCGTGTCGACGAAACGGTCCGCGACCGCGGTCGAGTTGAGATCGATGCCGGCCGTCGCGCCGCCGATGGAGAGCAGCAGCGTCTGCCCGGACGCCTTGGCCGCGCACATCTCCGCGGGCGTCGCCACCTTCACGCCCCGGTCCATGCCGTCCTCCCACAGGGCCGTGCCGTCGGAGAGGATCACCGGGAAGGCCGCGTTGAGGACGTTGTACCCGTGGGCGCCGATCTGGGGGTCGGTGACCGGGGTCCAGCCGAAGGGCGGGTGGACGCCGTTGGCGGCGCCGTCCCAGTTCTCCCAGTAGCCCTGGAGGACCTTGCCGGCGGGCTTCGACTTCACGGCGCAGGTGTCGGCGGCCGCGCCGGTGGGGGCGGCGCCCTCGGGAGCCGCCGACGCGGTGGCGACTCCCAGGGGGACCAGAACGGTGGCCGCCAGTGCGGCGGCCAGTAGACGGATTGTGCGGCGGATCATGCCGGGCCTCCCGGTGGGGGTCGGTGAGGGAGAGTCTTCTTGTGTCGTAGGCATGACAGTGCTGTGGTCCAGACCTTTCGTCAAGAGGTCTGGACCAAGTGGCGTGTGCGGATCGGGCGTCGTCAGGCGATCGTCCGGGGGAGGCGCAGGCTCAGCAGGCCCGTCAGCGCCACCCCGGCCAACTGGACCAGCAGCGTCGTCACCAGGGCGTCCCGCATGCCCATCCCCGGGGTCAGCGACAGGAACAGGGTGCCCAGGGTGGCCACGCCCAGGGCCAGCGACGACTGCTGGGTGGTGACCATGACGCCACTGCCCACGCCGGCGCGTTCGGCGGGCACCTCCGAGAGGACCAACCGGAGGACGACCGGGAGCTGAAGTGCCTGGCCCGCGCCCGCGACCGCCGCGCCCGGCAGGAGTTCGACCAGGCCGAGGTCGGGCCAGGAACGCCACGCGGCCAGCGTCATCAGGGCCAGGCCCACTCCCTGGAGGACGGCGCCGGTGGGCACCACGCGGGTGCCGTAGCGGGCGACCAGTCGGGGGCCGGCGAGGGAGAAGAGGAAGAACACCACCGCGAGCGGGGCCAGGGCGAGCCCCGCGGCCACCGGGCCCAGGCCCGCGCCCTGCTGCAACGCCACCGCGATGACGAACATGAAGCCGCTGAAGCCGATCGAGAACGGCACGATCAGCAGCAGGCCGCGGCGCAGCGAGACGATCGCGAACAGGCTCGGCGGGACCAGCGGGGTACGGCCCGCGCGGTCCGCCCGGCGCTCCACCGCGTAGAACGCCGCCGCCGCGAACGGGAACGCCGCCAGCGACAGCCACGTCCACAGCGGCCAGCCCGCCGCCCGGCCCTCGGTCAGCGGCACCAGCAGGGTCAGGATCGAGGCGGCCAGCAGGAAGGTGCCGGGGACGTCCACCGGCTCGGGGCGCGCGGAGCGGGTCTCCGGGACCGCGCGGGCGGCGAGGAAGAGACCCGCGAGGACGACCGGGACGTTCACCAGGAAGACGGAACGCCAGCCGGTGCCCGCGATGTCCGCCGCCACCAGGACGCCGCCGAGGATCTGCCCGGCCACCATCGACAGACCGGCCGTGGCCCCGTACAGGCTCATGGCCTTCGCGCGCCGGGGACCGGTCGTGGTCGCCTGGATGGTCGCCAGCACCTGCGGCAGCATCGCGGCGGCCGAGGCGCCCTGCGCCACCCGCGCGGCCACCAGCGACCAGGCGTCCGGCGCCAGGCCGCAGGCCAGCGAGGTCAGCCCGAAGGCCGCCATGCCGCCCAGGAACAGGCGGCGCCGGCCGAGCAGGTCGCCGAGCCGGCCGCCGAGGACCAGCAGGACGGCGTACGCGACCCCGTATCCGGCGACGACCAGTTCCAGGACCGCCTCGCCCGCGGAGAGGTCCGCGCCGATGGTGGGCAGGGCGACGTTGACGATGAAGAAGTCGACGAGCGGGAGCGCCGCACCCAGCAGCACCGTGAAGAGTCCGAGGCCGCCGAGTGCGGGCGGCGCTTCCGGGGTGCCCGTACGGACGGGACGTGAAGTGATGGTTTCGGTCACGTGGTCGAGCCTGCGGCCGTTTCCAGGGTGGTACCAGAGTCTTCTTATGCTGGTAGTAGAAGTACCTGGCAACAGGTTCCCGGGCGCGGCATCCTGGAGGCATGACGACGATGACGGGTCGGGAGACGGCCGTCCAGTCCCCGCCCCGGGACACCGGCTCGGAGATCCGGCGGCACGAACTCGCCGCCTTCCTGCGCAGCCGCCGCGAGCGCATCGCGCCCGAGCAGGTCGGGCTGCCCCGCGGACGACGGCGCCGGACCCCGGGGCTGCGCCGCGAGGAGGTCGCCCAGCTCTCGGCCGTCGGCGTCACCTGGTACACCTGGCTGGAGCAGGCCCGGGACATCCAGGTCTCCGTGCAGGTGCTCGACGCCCTCGCCCGCACCCTGCTGCTCGACCCCACCGAGCGCGCCCACCTGTTCCAGCTGGCGGGCTCCGTCGACCCGACGCCCGCGACGGACTGCCCGGCCATCACACCGGCGGTGCGCGCCCTGCTGGAGCAGTTCGAGCCGTACCCCGCCTGCGTGCAGAACAGCCGGTACGACATCCTCGCCCACAACCGGACGTACGGGCTGCTGCTGTGCGACCTGGACGCGGTGCCGCCCGAGGACCGCAACTGCATGGTCCTCTGCTTCACCCACGAGGACTGGCGGTCCTCCATCGTCCATCTGGAGGAGACCCAGCGGCTGATGGCGGCCCGGTTCCGCGCCACGATGGCCGGTCATCTCGCCGAGCCCGCCTGGAAGATGCTGCTCAAGCGGCTGCGCACCCAGTCGCCCGCCTTCCGCGAGGCCTGGGAGCGGCACGAGGTGGTCGCGCACCGGGGCAAGCGCAAGGAGTTCCTCAACCGGCACGTCGGCCGGATCCGCGTCGACCACACCGACCTGTGGCTCGGACCGGAACCGGGGCCCCGGATGGTGACGTACGCCCCGGCCGACGAGGACTCCCGGGAGCGGCTGGAGAGGCTGCACGCGATCGCCCTGGAGCGGGAGCCGGCCGCGTCGGGATGAGCGCCCGAAGTGCGGGAACCCGGGGAAATGCGGAAGGTGATGTTCCCGGGGTTTCCCAGGGCGCGCACAGCCCGGGGTTCCCACAGCACGGACAGGGCGAGGACGAACAGTCATGGCTGAGCAGAAGTCGGCGCGGACACTCCCGCGGCCGTTGCACGCGGCCGCTTCGGCGGTGCGGAAGGTGCCGGGTGCCGGGACGGTGGGCAGGGCGGCCGAGGGCGCGCTGGACAGGATCGGGGCGGTGTCGCCGCGCGGGCGGCGCGTACTCGTCTACACGGGCGCCGGAGTGCTGGGCGTCGCCGGACTGGTGGAGTGGCCGGTCGCGGTCACCGGGGCGGCGGTGGCCTGGCTGACGCAGCCGCGCGGGCAGAACGGGCGGGGCGGCGACGGGGGCGCGGCGAAGGGCGGCGACGCGGAAGCGGCCGGGGCCCGGGGCGCCGTCGGCAGCAAGCCTGCCCGGACGTCGGCCAGGAAGACCACCAGCAGGGCGGCCACGGCGAAGGCCGCCACGGCGAAGACGGCTGCGGCGAAGGCCGCCACCGGCAGGACGGCTGCGGCGAAGACGGCCGGAGCGAGGGCGAGCGGGACGAAGGCCGCCGGGGGCGGGACGGCCACCCCCGCCAAGTCGGCCGCCGCGACGTGGCGGACCACCGGCGCCGAGAAGGCCGCCGCCAAGTCCACGGCCGCCAAGTCAACGACCACCGGGTCCAAGGCCGCCAAGTCCACGGCCACCGGGTCCACGGCGGCGAAGTCCGCCGCCGCGCGGAAGTCGCCCGCGCAGAAGACCGCCGCGAAGAAGACCTCCGCGAAGAAGACCGCGTCCCCCACCCGGGCCAAGAGCCAGTCGGGGACCAAGGCGTCCTCGAGCCGGCCCTCCTCCTCGGGCGGCGGCCGGAGCGGAAGCCGCGGACGCAAGACGGCCGCCGCGTCGCGCACCCGCACGTCCGGCTGAGGGAGAGCGATGGCCGGCGGACTGCTCACGCGTTCCCAGGACGCCGTCACGGGATTCGTGCTGGCCGGACCCCGGCTGCTCGCGCGCGGCACCGCGCCCGCCGTGGGCGCCGCGGCCGGGGCGGCGGCGGGCACCGCGCGGGCCGGTGTGCGCGGCGCCGACTTCGCGGCACGGGCGGCACGGGTGGCCCGCGCCGCGCTGCCCGGGGGATCGCGGGACTGGCGGGCCGGACCCCGGGCGCACCTCGCGCTGCGGCCGGTCGCGAGGGACGAGGTGCGCCGGGCGGGCGGTACCGAGCGGGTGGGACGGCGGGTGGCGGCGGCCCTGGCCGAGCACCCGGACGTGCTGTTCGCCTACTGGGACACCGGCCTCGCCAGACTGGTGGTGACCGCGACCGAGGACGCACTCGCCGACCGGGTCGTGGACCACGCCACCGAACTCGCCGGACGCCACGGACTCACCCGGGTGGACCAGGCGGACCTGACCGGCCTCACCGGCCCGGGCGAACCGGGCGACGACGATCTGGTCGACGACGATCTGGTCGACGGCGACCTGGTGGACGAGCCGGACCACCCCGGCGACCCCGCCCCGGTGCGCGTCGCGGCGGCCGCACTCGGCGCCGACGTGCTCGGCATCGCCGCCGCCGTGACCGGCGCGCGGCTGCGGCTGCCGCCCTCGCCCCGCCTGGTCACCGCCGTAGCGACGCTGCTGCGCGAGAACCCGGCCTTCCGCGCCTGGCTGCGCGAGCGGCTCGGCGACCACCGCATGGACGTGGCGCTGGCCGCCGCCAACGCCGCCGTCCACGGTGCCGGGCAGAGCCCCACCTCACTGGTGCTCGACGGGGCGCTGCGGGTGTGCCAGCTGACGGAGGCGGTGGCGCGGGGTGCCGCCTTCGAGGTCGTGCACGACCGGTTGTGCGTGCCCGGCCGCGACAGCCTGCCCGCCGTACCCGCCCTGCGTCCGGCGCCCCGCACCTCCCCGGCCCAGGACTACGCCGCCCACGCCTCGGCGGGCAGCGTGGCGGGCGCGGCCGCGACCCTGCTGGTCAAGCACGACCTGGCCGAGGCGGCGGAGGCGGTGCTCGCCGGTTCGCCCAAGGCCGCCCGTTACGGGCCCGCCGCCTTCCACGCCGTACTGAGCGCGGCGCTGTCCCGCACGGGTGTGCTGGTGCGCGATCCCGGGCGGCTGCGGCAGCTGGAGATGGTCCGCACGGTCGTCCTGCACCCCAGCGCGCTGCGGGTGCCGGACGCGGGCGCGGACCCGTGGACCGAGGACGTGCTGGACGCGGCGCGGCGCGCGGGACTGCGCGTGGTCATGGTCGAGGACCCGGCGCTGGCCGACTTCACCGGACTCGCCGACCAGGTCGTCGGCGCCCGCCGCCCGCTCGCGGACGTCGTGGCCGAACTGCGCGCCGAGGGCGGCGTCGTCACCGTCGTACGGCCGCTGCCCGGCGACGACGGGTCGGTGTCGGCCGGGCTGCTCGCCGGGGACGTGGCCGTCGCGCTGGCCGACGGGGACTGCCCGGTGGCCTGGGGCGCGGACGTGCTCGCGCCGCAGGGGCTCGCCGACGTGTGGCGGGTGCTGCGGGCGGTGCCGGTCGCGCGTGCGGTCGGGCGCCGGTCGCAGACGCTGGCCCGGTCCGGGGCCGCGCTGTCCGGACTGCTGGTCGCGGTCGGCGAGGCGCGCGGCAGGAGCCGGGGCGGCGTGTCGTCGCTGCTGGGGATGCGGCACGCGCCGGTCGACGCGAGCGCGGCGCTGGCCCTGCTGTCCGGCACCCGGGCGGCGATCGGCGTGGCGACGGCCCGCGCTCCGCACCCCCGGGCCCGGGTCGCCTGGCACGCGCTGGACCCGCAGGACGTACGGGACCGGCTGGAGCGGGAGCGCGAACCCGAGCCGACCGCCGTGGAACAGGCCACGGCCCGGCTGCGGGCGGCCGCCGACCGGGCGGGGCGGGTGCCCGTGCTGGCTCCGGTCCGCTGGTCGTGGCAGCTGGCCCGGGCCGTACGCGGGGAGCTGGACGATCCGCTCACCCCGGTGCTGGCGGTCGGCTCGGCCGCCTCCGCCATCCTCGGGTCGGTCGTGGACGCGTTGCTCGTGGTCGGCGCCCTCGACCTGAACGCGCTGGTCGGCGGCTTCCAGCGGCTGCGCGCCGAGCGGGCGCTGTCCGGGCTGCTGGCGGAGCAGAAGCAGAAGGCCCGGGTCGCCGAGGAGCAACTCCGCCCGGAGACCGCGGAGTTCACGCCGGAGGGGGAGCCGCGGATCGTGGACGCGGCCAAGCTGCACCCGGGCCACGTGATCGAGCTGCGGGCGGACGACGTGGTGCCCGCCGACGCGCGGCTGCTGTGGGAGGACGGCCTGGAGGTGGACGAGTCCGCGCTGACCGGCGAGTCGCTGCCGGTGGACAAGTGCGTGGACCCGGCGCCCCGCGCCCCCGTGGCGGAGCGGTACTGCATGGTCTTCGAGGGCACGACCGTGGTGGCCGGGCGGGCCCGCGCCGTCGTCGTCGACACCGGCGACCACACCGAGGCGGCGCGCGCGGTCGCGCTGGCGGCCCGTACGCCGTCCGCGGCCGGAGTGCAGGCCAGGCTTCAGGAGCTGACCCGCAAGGCGCTGCCGCTCACCCTGGCGGGCGGGGCCGCGGTGACCGGGCTCTCGCTGCTGCGCGGGGCGCCGATCCGGCAGGCCGTCGCCGGCGGCGTGTCGGTGGCGGTGGCCGCCGTGCCCGAGGGACTGCCGCTGGTGGCGACCGTGGCCCAGCTCGCCGCGGCCCGCCGGCTGAGCCGCCGGGGCGTCCTGGTGCGCACCCCGCGCACGCTGGAGGCGCTCGGCCGGATGGACACCGTCTGCTTCGACAAGACGGGCACCCTCACCGAGAACCGGCTGCGGCTGTCCCGGGTCGCGGGCGCCGACGGCACGGTACGCCGGTCGGGCGACCCGGAGACCGCCGACACCGTACGGACCGCCGCGCGCGCCTGCCCGCGGCTGGACGGCGACGGCGCCCGCCCCACCCACGCCACCGACGAGGCGATCCTGGACGCGGCCGGGGACGATCCCGGGTGGACACAGGAGGAGGGCCTGCCCTTCGAGACCTCCCGCGGCTACGCCGCCGCCGTCGGACGCGAGGACGGGACCGGCGCCGCCGTGCTGGTGGTCAAGGGCGCCCCGGAGACGGTGCTGCCCGCCTGCGCCGGCCTGCCGGACCACGCCCTGGAGGTGGCGCAGCGGCTGGCCGGTGCCGGACTGCGCATCATCGCGGTGGCACGGCGGACCCTGGACACGGGCGAGAGGGCGGCCGACGTGCTCGAACGGCAGCCGTCGGAGCTGGAGTTCACCGGACTGCTCGCGCTCGCCGACGTGGCCCGCGAGACCTCCCCGGCGCTGGTGCGCGGGCTGCGCGAGGCGGGCGTACGGCCCGTGGTGCTGACCGGCGACCATCCGCAGACCGCCCACGCCATCGCCGTCGACCTGGGCTGGCCCGAGGACGCGGTCGTGGTCACCGGCGACGAGCTCGCCGCCGCCGACCGCACCGCCCGCTCCCGGATGCTGCGCGACGCGGACGTCGTGGCCCGGGTGGCGCCCGAGCAGAAGCTCCAGGTCGTCGAGTCCCTGCGGGACGCCGGGCGGGTCGTCGGCATGGTCGGCGACGGGGCGAACGACGCCGCCGCGATC includes:
- a CDS encoding glycine--tRNA ligase, whose product is MAADKIDTIVSLSKRRGFVFPCSEIYGGQRAAWDYGPLGVELKENLKRQWWRYMVTSREDVVGLDSSVILAPEVWVASGHVATFTDPLTECTSCHKRFRADHLEEAYEEKKGHAPENGLADLNCPNCGNKGTFTEPKQFSGLLSTHLGPTQDSGSVAYLRPETAQGIFTNFAQVQTTSRRKPPFGIAQMGKSFRNEITPGNFIFRTREFEQMEMEFFVKPGEDEKWQEYWMEQRWNWYTGLGLREENMRWYEHPAEKLSHYSKRTADIEYRFSFGGSEWGELEGVANRTDYDLSSHAKASGQDLSYYDQEAQERWTPYVIEPAAGVGRAMLAFLLDAYIEDEAPNAKGKLEKRTVLRLDPRLSPVKVAVLPLSRNPELSPKAKGLAQALRQNWNIEFDDAGAIGRRYRRQDEIGTPFCVTVDFDTLDDNAVTVRERDTMKQERVSLDQIEGYLASRLVGC
- a CDS encoding zinc ABC transporter substrate-binding protein codes for the protein MNVRRRRISGIAVTAATALGLGTLSACSSDSSAAGNTDKFDVVASFYPMEYLAEQIGGDHVNVTTLTEPGQEPHDLELSAKQTARMGEADAVLYLKSLQPAVDEAIAQSDVKTKIDAASLTKLEDHGNVEHDHDHGGEEHADEHAEEEHAEEEHSEGGEHALDPHVWLDPVKYAEIAQGVAESFEKADPDHAGDYRKNAEALAKKLSGLDTAYKDGLKNTATKVFFTNHAAFGYLAERYGLTQEAINGLDPESEPSPARIKELQQEAKADGVTTVFYETLVSDKTAKTLAKDAGLKTDVLDPLEGITDKSKGEDYVGVMEANLKALETALGAK
- a CDS encoding metal ABC transporter ATP-binding protein — protein: MSDESVISLRGVRAELGSRPVLRGIDLTVRRGQVVALLGANGSGKSTAVRTIIGQVPVTAGEIELFGTPRRRFRDWARVGYVPQRTTAAGGVPATVTEVVSSGRLSRARFGVLRKADHEAVRRALGLVGMADRAKDSVNALSGGQHQRVLIARALAAEPELLIMDEPMAGVDLASQEVLAETLRGQVAAGTTVLLVLHELGPLEPLIDRAVVLRDGCVLHDGPPPEAVGQHALPGHDHVHPHAPAGAEPIRTGLLS
- a CDS encoding metal ABC transporter permease, giving the protein MEILNYAFMQRALLAAVLVGITAPAIGIYLVQRRQALMGDGIGHVAMTGVGLGFLLSWSPVWMATLVSVLGAVLMELIRWYGKTRGDIALAMLFYGGMAGGVMFINLAPGGSNANLTSYLFGSLSTVSESDVTAICVLAAFVVLVTVGLRRQLFAVSQDEEFARVTGLPVRALNLLTAVTAAVTVTVAMRVVGLLLVSALMVVPVAAAQQLTRSFAATFAISVALGVSVTIGGTVTSYYQDVPPGATIVLLTIGAFILLSLLAAPLARRRARALAAARPAEDPAECKIPATRGAADEVGV
- a CDS encoding Fur family transcriptional regulator; the encoded protein is MTTAGPPVKGRATRQRAAVSAALQEVEEFRSAQELHDMLKHKGDAVGLTTVYRTLQSLADAGEVDVLRTAEGESVYRRCSTGDHHHHLVCRACGKAVEVEGPAVEKWAEAIAAEHGYVNVAHTVEIFGTCADCARASGG
- a CDS encoding chitinase, which produces MIRRTIRLLAAALAATVLVPLGVATASAAPEGAAPTGAAADTCAVKSKPAGKVLQGYWENWDGAANGVHPPFGWTPVTDPQIGAHGYNVLNAAFPVILSDGTALWEDGMDRGVKVATPAEMCAAKASGQTLLLSIGGATAGIDLNSTAVADRFVDTIVPILKEYNFDGIDIDIETGLTGSGNINQLSASQSNLIRIIDGVLARMPSNFGLTMAPETAYVTGGSIVYGSIWGAYLPIIKKYADNGRLWWLNMQYYNGSMYGCAGDSYSAGTVQGFTAQTDCLDKGLVIQGTTVRVPYDKQVPGLPAQPGAGGGYMPPSLVSQAWNHYNGALKGLMTWSLNWDGSKNWTFGTNVKSLQGR